One Littorina saxatilis isolate snail1 linkage group LG10, US_GU_Lsax_2.0, whole genome shotgun sequence DNA window includes the following coding sequences:
- the LOC138978025 gene encoding uncharacterized protein: MVARILLGFFAIICLHLFTEGARISNCDSYQNYEEGNRDPLLYCNVNSTATVRWTLVKETGASLYLGTCYGRGNCTSPYNSSLQVRHYGSYTYVLFNYNASQFSGLVACQETLTNETVLTDTCQLNVVRISFGSTYNFAIRENGTDSISCSNSPFTPSIVTWSLTTTSGQTLDLGTCTDVGNCTSPHAPNITLQRPNSYRSQVNFQMVNRSKGGELFCSYTYSGLTETDNATLTVYSPATVNNCHTEVHPGNWSAILSCDISNVFSSSGDYYFSVNDGPPVPRKRAIPTDRGIYSLYGLLSYRDVLTPYTDSTDSKLYYRGRLAHSWPLSPSPGNYTSLVVHVFYSTFSSTAFDVDYTVNITRPSQPTHNCTELNYIPETGVVPCVCTADYLGSPAGRLVWLLGDVPLATGDYGVTQLTFPSGQVSRQHDGIMVTCQLDWVQPITAFTSHVADFDNVKLDINMTLKYVLLTVCTHVTENQVETGIHAIIVRENQEWPGLCTDSACSNAQVTGTCDGDFSNSITTIVVLEQVPVTLRSTVTKNTSSPRDVLLRAAVEEDAFDLKAIGATLIKNEILVSARITCTYGYTYTGTHCVKPDDPSSITPLLIGSIIGGVLSFLVVVILIVLVVVVYRRLQPPDSSRRETQDDEHDYSSLTPAGRYAAPDHSGVELGGLDLDLTNPSLDDQKERPVSDYDVIGDENPEIAKYLAESSLAKEQPDYISLREGKEDYITPCSPPESNEDKKDSDNLMPHSPRPNSDGQEKEDQGDYITPCSPPESSEDKNDSDYLTPCSVKENLGN, from the exons aaggAGCACGAATCTCGAACTGTGATAGCTACCAGAATTATGAAGAGGGAAATAGAGACCCGCTGCTGTACTgcaatgttaacagcacagccaCTGTGAGATGGACACTGGTCAAGGAGACTGGAGCCTCACTGTACCTGGGGACGTGTTATGGGCGAGGCAACTGTACGTCTCCCTACAACAGCTCCCTACAAGTCAGGCACTATGGCTCATATACTTATGTACTATTCAATTACAATGCTTCCCAGTTCTCAGGGCTTGTGGCATGCCAGGAGACACTGACAAACGAGACTGTTCTTACCGACACTTGTCAGCTGAACGTTGTGC GAATTTCTTTCGGATCGACATATAACTTTGCCATCCGTGAAAACGGCACGGATTCTATTTCCTGCTCCAACTCTCCCTTCACCCCAAGCATCGTGACGTGGAGCCTGACTACAACCTCGGGACAAACACTGGACCTGGGCACCTGTACAGATGTCGGCAACTGCACCTCGCCACATGCTCCAAACATCACCTTGCAAAGGCCAAATAGTTACAGAAGTCAAGTCAACTTCCAGATGGTCAACAGAAGCAAGGGCGGAGAACTGTTCTGTTCCTACACTTACAGCGGTCTGACGGAGACAGACAACGCTACCTTGACAGTGTACA GTCCAGCTACAGTCAATAATTGTCACACTGAGGTGCATCCTGGGAATTGGTCCGCCATCTTGTCGTGTGACATCAGCAACGTCTTTTCCAGCTCCGGAGATTACTACTTCTCAGTGAATGACGGACCTCCA GTACCTCGCAAACGAGCAATACCAACAGACCGGGGGATCTACTCACTATATGGTCTCCTCTCGTATCGTGACGTGCTGACGCCCTACACAGACAGCACGGACAGCAAGCTGTACTACAGGGGCCGTCTGGCACACTCCTGGCCACTATCACCTTCACCGGGAAACTACACAAGTCTGGTTGTTCATGTCTTTTACAGCACTTTTTCAAGCACCGCATTTGACGTTGACTACACGGTTAATATCA CTAGACCCAGCCAACCGACCCACAACTGCACTGAGCTGAACTACATACCAGAGACTGGCGTGGTGCCGTGTGTCTGTACCGCTGACTATCTGGGATCCCCGGCAGGACGGCTTGTCTGGTTGCTAGGGGACGTCCCCTTAGCAACAGGAGACTACGGCGTGACACAACTGACGTTCCCCTCTGGTCAAGTGAGCAGACAGCACGATGGGATTATGGTCACGTGTCAGCTGGACTGGGTGCAGCCAATCACAGCGTTCACCAGTCACGTGGCAG ATTTCGACAATGTTAAACTCGATATCAACATGACACTGAAGTACGTGCTGCTGACAGTGTGCACCCACGTGACTGAGAATCAAGTGGAGACAGGGATTCACGCCATAATCGTACGGGAGAACCAAGAGTGGCCTGGCCTTTGCACGGATAGCGCGTGCAGCAATGCTCAAGTGACTGGCACATGTGACGGCGACTTTTCCAATTCCATCACGACCATTGTTGTATTGGAACAAGTACC AGTTACCCTTCGTTCTACTGTGACCAAAAACACAAGCTCACCTCGAGATGTACTACTCAGGGCGGCAGTGGAAGAAGACGCCTTTGACCTCAAG GCAATTGGTGCAACACTGATCAAAAATGAGATCCTGGTCTCAGCCCGGATAACGTGCACTTATGGGTACACCTACACAGGAACTCACTGCG TAAAACCAGACGACCCGTCATCCATCACCCCTCTTCTCATCGGCTCGATCATTGGAGGAGTGTTGTCCTTTCTGGTAGTAGTGATCCTCATCGTTCTCGTCGTCGTTGTTTACAG ACGTCTCCAACCGCCCGACAGCAGCAGACGTGAGACACAAGACGACGAACACGACTACAGCTCACTGACGCCAGCTGGACGCTACGCAGCTCCTGACCACAGTGGAGTAGAACTCGGTGGTCTGGACCTTGACCTGACCAACCCAAGTCTTGA TGACCAGAAGGAAAGACCTGTCAGCGACTATGACGTCATTGGCGATGAAAATCCTGAAATTGCCAAGTATCTGGCAGAATCTTCTCTGGCCAAGGAACAGCCAGATTACATATCCCTGAGAGAGGGTAAGGAGGACTACATCACCCCATGTTCACCACCTGAAAGCAACGAAGACAAGAAGGATTCCGACAATCTGATGCCGCACTCACCTCGTCCAAACAGTGACGGACAGGAAAAAGAGGATCAGGGGGACTACATCACCCCATGTTCACCACCTGAAAGCAGCGAAGACAAGAACGATTCCGACTATCTGACACCATGCTCGGTGAAAGAAAACCTTGGGAACTGA